A segment of the Roseofilum capinflatum BLCC-M114 genome:
GATACAACTGTGAATATTGTCAAGGAACTGTTCAGCCTCGACAGGTTAAACATGAGGTATTTAAGCATCGAGATGGATTTGTGATCCTGGAGAATGTCACCATTGGAGTCTGCGACAACTGTGGTAATCGCTATTATGCAGCCGATATTCTTTATGAAGTTCATCAGGTGGCAACCGGAGCCAAATTGCCAGAGAGAACTGAAGTCATTCCGGTAACGCATTTAGAATCGGCTTAGGATTTCAGGGGCGATCGCCATAAATCCAGTCAGTTTCGTTACAATAACGGGCAAAGC
Coding sequences within it:
- a CDS encoding YgiT-type zinc finger protein produces the protein MYGYNCEYCQGTVQPRQVKHEVFKHRDGFVILENVTIGVCDNCGNRYYAADILYEVHQVATGAKLPERTEVIPVTHLESA